One Amycolatopsis thermophila DNA segment encodes these proteins:
- a CDS encoding nitroreductase family protein, translating into MVSPAADSEAAAFYDLAATACAVRRFRPDPVPDDVLARCLRAATWAPSGSNAQPWRMCVLRSPEVRRILGPAYRRGFADLIERYGTDLDRDTRAARTGRATRDMVENFEAVPLYVLLCLRDHRGDRGPAAHRSPDHIVGASVFPAMQNLILALRAEGLGTVPTTWFRHCEEELRAKIGIPDHWEPAVLLPVGYPRGRHVPVRRRPVADMACDERWTTPFQAGSARE; encoded by the coding sequence GTGGTTAGCCCCGCGGCCGACTCGGAGGCCGCAGCGTTCTACGACCTCGCGGCCACCGCTTGCGCCGTCCGACGGTTCCGGCCTGATCCGGTGCCCGATGACGTCCTCGCCCGTTGCCTGCGCGCCGCAACGTGGGCACCGTCGGGCAGCAACGCGCAGCCCTGGCGGATGTGCGTGCTCCGCTCGCCCGAGGTTCGGCGGATCCTCGGCCCCGCGTACCGGCGCGGCTTCGCCGACCTGATCGAGCGGTACGGCACGGACCTCGACCGGGACACCCGAGCCGCCCGCACGGGCCGGGCCACGCGGGACATGGTCGAGAACTTCGAGGCCGTCCCGCTCTACGTGCTGCTCTGCCTGCGGGACCACCGCGGCGATCGCGGTCCGGCGGCGCACCGCTCCCCCGACCACATCGTCGGGGCGTCGGTGTTCCCGGCGATGCAGAACCTCATCCTGGCCCTCCGCGCGGAGGGGCTGGGCACTGTGCCGACCACCTGGTTCCGGCACTGCGAGGAGGAGCTACGGGCCAAGATCGGCATCCCGGACCACTGGGAACCAGCCGTGCTGCTCCCTGTCGGCTACCCGAGGGGCAGACACGTGCCGGTCCGCCGCCGCCCGGTTGCCGACATGGCGTGCGACGAGCGGTGGACCACGCCGTTCCAGGCCGGCTCTGCTCGAGAATGA
- a CDS encoding zinc-dependent alcohol dehydrogenase: MDHAVPGRLCSRMIGRGMRAVTISPGSVRLEDLPAPGGALAPGEALVRVTGCGVCRTDVELAAGCALPPGVGYPLRPGHEVAGIVQAIGPAEDPSLSTGEGPLPEVGDVVVVHPILNCRACAACLGGNDNLCSRGQVLGLHRPGGMAEFLVWPLRRMVRTTLADSASAAILADAVATAHRAITQAGVTEGGTMVVLGAGGLGTQVLQLAPVLDPTIRLTSVVRSESTANRVAATGVRTLIGIDSAVRELRTINPNGADAVLDFTGEPTAPEQAMRMLRPGGRLVLGSVLDKGLSVNALRLLTRELELVGSSSSTLADLRAVVRLAEEGALDLRTSVSHRLSLDEAEEAIAMVERRDANIVRVVLTA; the protein is encoded by the coding sequence GTGGACCACGCCGTTCCAGGCCGGCTCTGCTCGAGAATGATCGGAAGAGGCATGCGCGCAGTCACCATCTCCCCCGGTTCCGTCCGCCTCGAGGACCTGCCCGCCCCGGGCGGGGCGCTCGCGCCGGGCGAAGCGCTGGTCCGGGTCACCGGTTGCGGAGTCTGTCGTACCGACGTCGAACTGGCGGCCGGTTGCGCCCTGCCCCCTGGCGTCGGCTACCCGCTGCGGCCCGGGCATGAGGTCGCAGGGATCGTGCAGGCGATCGGGCCGGCCGAGGACCCCTCGCTCAGCACGGGCGAGGGCCCGCTGCCCGAGGTGGGCGACGTGGTCGTCGTTCATCCGATCCTCAACTGCCGCGCCTGCGCGGCCTGCCTTGGCGGAAACGACAACCTCTGCAGCCGCGGGCAGGTCCTCGGCTTGCACCGGCCAGGTGGGATGGCCGAGTTCTTGGTGTGGCCCCTCAGGCGCATGGTCCGGACCACGCTCGCCGACTCCGCGAGCGCCGCGATCCTCGCCGACGCGGTCGCCACCGCCCACCGCGCCATCACTCAAGCCGGCGTGACCGAGGGCGGCACCATGGTGGTGCTCGGCGCGGGCGGCCTCGGTACGCAGGTCCTGCAGCTCGCCCCAGTCCTGGATCCCACCATCCGCCTCACCAGCGTGGTCCGGTCGGAGTCCACCGCGAATCGAGTCGCCGCGACCGGCGTGCGCACCCTCATCGGCATCGACTCCGCCGTGCGCGAATTGCGCACGATCAATCCGAACGGCGCCGACGCGGTCCTGGACTTCACCGGCGAACCCACGGCACCCGAGCAGGCGATGCGCATGCTGCGGCCGGGCGGGCGCCTGGTGCTGGGCTCCGTCCTGGACAAGGGCCTATCGGTCAACGCCCTGCGACTGCTGACCCGTGAACTCGAGCTCGTCGGCTCGTCCAGCTCGACGCTGGCGGACCTGCGCGCCGTGGTGCGACTCGCCGAAGAGGGCGCGCTGGACCTGCGGACCTCGGTGAGCCACCGGCTCTCTCTGGACGAGGCCGAGGAGGCCATCGCCATGGTCGAGCGACGCGACGCGAACATCGTGCGGGTCGTCCTGACCGCCTGA
- a CDS encoding SDR family NAD(P)-dependent oxidoreductase codes for MIDSPITLTPQYDRVIVTGGGSGIGRSVALALAATGAHVYVLGRRMPRLEKTVELGTGLNGEITPIACDIRRAEIVDEVFTRIEADDGPAPLLYHSAAAAYAALAEDITPAGFFKVVNASLIGAFHVIHRWGTGLIAAGLPGAAVAVTSALASRETPGIAHSSASKAGVEGLIRSMSREWGRYGIRLNALGPGPFPSEGTNDLWEHDSIRNRMERTTALGRYGTEAEIVGPSLFLLSKYAAYITGVSLQVDGGLRLASYTVHSPEEVAQQTATT; via the coding sequence GTGATCGACTCACCCATCACCCTGACCCCCCAATACGACCGTGTGATCGTCACGGGGGGCGGGTCGGGCATCGGGCGCTCCGTCGCGCTCGCGCTCGCGGCCACCGGGGCCCACGTCTACGTCCTCGGCCGGCGGATGCCGCGCCTGGAGAAGACCGTCGAGCTGGGCACCGGCCTCAACGGCGAGATCACCCCGATCGCCTGCGACATCCGCCGGGCCGAGATCGTCGACGAGGTCTTCACCCGCATCGAGGCCGACGACGGCCCAGCCCCGCTGCTCTACCACTCCGCCGCGGCAGCGTACGCCGCACTGGCCGAGGACATCACGCCCGCGGGCTTCTTCAAGGTCGTCAACGCCTCACTCATCGGCGCCTTCCACGTCATCCACCGCTGGGGCACCGGCCTCATCGCCGCCGGCCTGCCCGGCGCGGCGGTGGCCGTGACCAGCGCACTCGCCTCCCGCGAGACCCCCGGGATCGCCCACTCCAGCGCCTCCAAGGCCGGCGTCGAGGGCCTGATCCGCTCCATGTCCCGCGAGTGGGGCCGCTACGGCATCCGGCTCAACGCGCTCGGACCGGGCCCGTTCCCGTCCGAGGGCACGAACGACCTCTGGGAGCACGACTCCATCCGCAACCGGATGGAGAGGACGACGGCGCTGGGCCGCTACGGCACCGAGGCCGAAATCGTCGGTCCCTCGCTGTTCCTGCTCAGCAAGTACGCCGCGTACATCACCGGCGTCTCCCTGCAGGTCGACGGCGGACTCCGGCTCGCCTCCTACACGGTCCACTCGCCGGAGGAGGTCGCGCAGCAGACCGCGACGACCTGA